DNA sequence from the Oscillospiraceae bacterium genome:
TTGCTGTTTCAAGAGTATCATTGCTTTTTGAAACAGCAATATTTTTATAATAAATCATATCTCCTATAATAGTTTGAAGCATCTGAGAAATTCTTATCTGTTCATAAGCTCCCGTCATTTCATCAATATTTTTAAGCTCATTAAAAATATCATTAAATACTGTTTCGGAATTGCAAATATAAATTTTATCATCATTTATATATTCTTCAAAACAAATCGAATCCATTGCAGAAAAATGAATCCACCGAAAATGCCACGAGCTATTTTTCACAGTAGAGTAAAGCTGATATTTTTTACAATTTATAAGTACTAAGCTTTTAGGAGTCAATTTAATTTTTTGCTCATTGTAAAACAGTTCTCCACAACCATCAACAGTGTAAATAAGCAAATATTCTTCTAACCCGTCTCGCTCTGTGTAGTATCTGTCATCACAAATATATTCTCCTATTGAACTCAAACAAAACGGTGCTTTTATAGGTAGCCTCATATAAGTAAAGGCTTTTGACATAACTCTATACTTTTCTGAATAAAAATTTCTAAGCATATTTTCTCCTTTTAGCAATTTTAAAGAACTTTTGAGCAATAACAACTATTGAAAAAAGTTTTCATTTGTTACATAATATCATTAAATAAAGAAAAAATCAAGGAGGTACTAATATGACTTTGAGAGAAAATATTTTAGCAATATTAAACTATCAACCATATGAAAGAATGCCTGTTGTATCTTTTGGTTATTGGAATGAAACTGTTTTAAAATGGGCTAAAGAAGGACATATTACTGAAGAAATGGCTCAAAGCTATATCAATGACGGTGATAACGGCAAAGGCGATAATGAAATAATGAAGCTGTTAGGCTTTGATTTTAACTGGAATTCCTGCGTAGGCGCTAATAATTTTTTTGACCCTTTTTTTGAACCTGAGGTTCTTGAAAGATTTGATGACGGAAGCGAAATTGTACGTGATAATTTAGGTCTTATTATAAAACACAATCCTAATATAGTATCAATTCCCGCCGAGCTTGGAACATCTCTTAAAGACAGAGAAACCTGGGAAAAACTCTATAAGCATCGTTTACAAATGAATGATAAAAGAGTTGATAAGGAATTATTTAAGTCTCTCCCATCTCCTGAAGAGCGTGAAATTCCTTTAGGTCTTCACCTCGGCTCACTAATAGGAAATATGCGTAACATTCTTGGAGTTGCAGAGCTTTCATACTTATTAGTTGATGATGAAGATTTATTTAAAGAAATTGTAGACACTATATGCGGTCTTTCTTATGAATGTGCAAAGGAAATCCTTGAAACAGGAGTTAAATTTGACTACGCTCATTTTTGGGAGGATATTTGCTTTAAAAACGGTCCTCTTGTTGCTCCCTATACCTTTGAAGAGTTTATTGTTCCTCATTACAAAAAAATCACCGACTTAGTTCGTTCATACGGAATTGATATTATATCTGTCGATTGTGACGGTTTAATCGACTCACTCGTACCTCTATGGCTTGATGGCAGAGTAAATACTATGTTCCCCATCGAAGTAGGTACTTGGAACGCTTCAGTTGCTCCTTGGCGCGAAAAATACGGAAAACAGTTACGCGGTGTCGGCGGTATGAATAAAACAGTTTTTGCAAAAGACAAGGAAGCTGTTGACAAAGAAGTTAAAAGACTTAAAGAGCTTATAAAGCTCGGCGGTTATATCCCCTGTCCTGACCACAGAATTGCCCCCGACGCTGAATTTGAGCTTGTTAAATATTACTGCGAACAAATGAGAAAAATATAAAAAAATTATAACTACCGACTGTTACCTCGGTAGTTATTGCTTTATAATATTGATTTTTGTGGCAATATATGTTAGACTTATAAAATAAATGTTATTAGTAGATTGTAATATATTTTTTGAAAGGTTTGATAATGTGAAAAGGCTTTTATCGGTTTTGCTCTCCCTTGTTATTACTTTTTCTGTTATGCCTATGGAATTATTCACAATAAAAGCGGTAGCCGCAACTTACGGCTATTTGACTTACGAGATAAATAATAACGAGGTAACAATAACAGATTGCGATACATCCGCCACTGGCAGTATAATAATCCCCGCCGAAATAAATAGATATCCTGTTACTACTATAGGTTATAGTGCATTTTATAATTGTACAAGTCTTACAAGTATCAATATACCCGATAGTGTTACTTATATAGGCGACTGTGCATTTCAAGATTGCGTAAATCTTACAAGCATCTATATACCCGATAGTGTTACATCTATAGGTGACTATGCTTTTTGTAATTGCACAAGTCTTACAAGTATCAATATACCCGATAGTGTTACTTATATAGGCGATAATGCATTTTACGATTGTGATAACCTCGTTATTAAGTGTAAATCAGGCTCTTATGCGGAAAGCTATGCCAAAGAAAACAATATACCTTTTGAATTAAACGGTATTAACTCTGAGCTTATGTATGATATAATAGCTAATGATTATCCGCAATATTTAAATAATGCTGAAATAGATTTTTACTATGAAAATCTCAACAGACAATGTTATGATGTTATTGAAGAATATGACAACAACACAAACGGTATATTAGCTTTTGCTGAGTGTTTTGTTAACGGTACAGAAATTTTAACTAAAGAGATTTTATCCAAATTAGGTCTTTCACAATCATTAGAGGAAAAATGGTTAGAAGACAACGCATTAGAATTTGCAAGAGTTTTTTCAGGAAATGCAGAAATAGCAAATGGCATATGGAAAGAAGTAGAGGATGAATACAAAAAATTCAAATTTGTATACGATGAATCTACAGCAATAGCAAAACAAAATTTAGTTACTGCTCTTGCTGAAGTGCAAAAGGATTTATCCTATAATACATTGACCGATTATGTTGACAGTGTGCTCGAAAATGACGTAGTTATGGAAAAGTTCGATAATTCTTTTGATACAGCAGATGATGTTGTAGATGTTGTTGATACTGTACTATATACCTGTCAACTCTATAGCCTTGAAAAAAAGAGTTTAACAAAATTAATTTCATTGATTGAAAAAGATACGCCTCTTTACGAAGGGCTTACGAATTTATTAAATGATATGACTGTAAATCCCGGACTATATATGGTTGACAAATATTTAAACGATAAGGCTGTTGACTATATAATAGAAGGACTTGAAGATGCTCTTCTATCATCTTCCGTAGGATTGACACATAAGCTTGTTACTTTGGCTTCAAGCTTTATATATGATTATTTATATCAAGGTGCTAAAATAGATGAAGTATACGGTGCTATTATAGCATACGATTTTTACACAACTATTAATATTAGCTTAAGCGACATAATTTTAAAATTGATGCAGCATAAGATGAACGGTACCGAGCCGAATGATGAGCTGTTAGAAAACTATAAATTTATTTTCAACGCAAAAAGACTTTCTGCAAAGCATTATTTGGATAGCTGTATCAATATAAGTAAATATCAGCAGGAAATTGATAATTTAGAAAATATCAAAGAAACATTGGACAATGACAAGCATTTTGACTTCGATAATTATATACGAAACCATTGTTACAAAAAACTGTTATCAGATATTGAAAGCGGAACAGTTGAATGTTTGCACGAATACTCGTATTTAAACAATACTGTATTGCCTACTTGTACTAATAACGGATATTCTAATCTATACTGCAAAATTTGTGAAAATACATTTAAAGCTGATTACACACAAGCGTTAGGACATTCCTACAATCATACAGTAACAGCACCAAGTTGTGTAAACCAAGGCTATACCTCTCATCAATGTATCAGATGCAGTTACAATTATAGGGATAATTACATAAATGCTTTAGGACATTCTTACAGCCATACAGTAACAGCTCCCACTTGCGTAAATCAAGGTTATACTACTCATCTATGTACAAGCTGTAAATATACTTATGTAAGTGATTATACACCGTTAACAGAACATAGCTATATCAATGGTTTTTGCGATTGCGGTATTGGAAAAGGAATATGCGGAAAATATATTTCTTGGAATTTTACTACTAACGGAGATTTGCAAATATCCGGCAGTGAACAAATTGAAGATTACAGTCAAAACAATGCGCCGTGGTATGCTAAAAGAGCAGATATAAAAAACATTGTTTTATCTCACGGAATTACATCTATAGGAAAAAACACATTTTACGGTTGTAGCTCTTTAGAAAATATCACTATTCCGTTTAGTGTAACGGCAATAGATAAAGATGCGTTTTCAAATTGTAATGATTTTACTATTCAATGTCACTATGCTTCATTTGCTAAAGCTTATGCTATAGCAAACAATATTAACTATTCACTAATCCGAGTTGATTTCGATGCTTCGGGAGACGGAAATGTTAATGTTATAGATTTAATTTCTATAAAAAGAAAGCTTTTAACAAGCTACGACATATCTCCTGATGGCGACTGTAATGATGACGGTATTATAGATATTCGCGACCTTCTTTCGCTAAAAAATCATTTACTGTATTCATAAAAATTTTACACAACATAAAAAAATGAAGCACTTTTCGGTGCTTCATTTTTTTATGTATAAAACTTATGCAAAAAAGCTTACTGCTTTTTCTGCAGCGCTTGCTGCATCGGAAGTATAAGCATCTGCTCCGATTTGCTCACAGAA
Encoded proteins:
- a CDS encoding AraC family transcriptional regulator — translated: MLRNFYSEKYRVMSKAFTYMRLPIKAPFCLSSIGEYICDDRYYTERDGLEEYLLIYTVDGCGELFYNEQKIKLTPKSLVLINCKKYQLYSTVKNSSWHFRWIHFSAMDSICFEEYINDDKIYICNSETVFNDIFNELKNIDEMTGAYEQIRISQMLQTIIGDMIYYKNIAVSKSNDTLETAINYINNNYKNEISIEKLADLCGISKYHFIRQFKKMYGTTPHKYIIIKRVDSAKRLLLNSNMSVGEIAEKAGFCDSKNFILHFKAVTNVTPHKYKESIQN